A region of the Mytilus trossulus isolate FHL-02 chromosome 11, PNRI_Mtr1.1.1.hap1, whole genome shotgun sequence genome:
tttatttgttatttgttgtgtGCATGTAGGTATGTTGAATGAATTgaatgaatttatattaaattattgagaaaaaatatttgattctttgaataatttttctaaacaaaaaaacaacctgAATATATAGAAATGACTTACAATCTATATGCCTAAGTTGGAACAGACTATACAAACTTATGCTTATTAAACCTTTTgccttttttgttttctttactaaCAGATAATTGGTAGGATTAAAAGTGGGCAAACCAGGAGTAAACCGATTGTTTAACCACAACAATACAATGCAAGGttgcaaaaaaaaagcatttctTTTAATgctatttaaaaattatgttaCAAGAAAATTTATCGGATGCATATCGATACGTTCAAAGGAAAGTAAGGAGTTAAAAAATGAATCCCAGGGACTAAtacggttttaaaaaaaaacggaagTTAAAGTTCCTTATTATAActgtttttgtaatatttattgaccaatttattattttgtatactaCATTATGTTGCTCTTGTTGCACACAATATGTGCCAGagtgtattttaaaataaacttgtcttgtcttgtcttgtcttataaaacaaaaagtttaaataaatacatgttccTTGATTTGTTACGATTTTAAACAACCTTTTCGAGAAAAACTTCCTATCATTATTTAATTGATCAGAACAAATATGATTCATCAGTTAGAATAAGTTAAATGTCTGAATTATTATTACTAGCTActtaatttatacaaaaatatgtaattggTCGAGAAATCATGAATGGCATTATGCATCGTAACTGAGAGAAGACAAATCCAAAGGCTTCATCGAATAATGGAAATCATTTGATAAGGTTGTTATGAACTGGGTGCTTCTATATACATATTTTCCCTGCTGCATAGTCTCGATCAGCTGTTTGTTTacagttgtttgttttttctctcgATTCTACGAGTCTCTCGTGGCTAAAATTAATACTGCTAACCTAGAATCTGTGACTGGGTCAGTACTTAACCAGCCAGTTAATAAAACTATAGTATAGGTTTACTGTGTCTCAATATCAACAATGCTATGTGTAAATTATCGTACAACTGTTACATCGTTTGGCTGcaattgaaattgtttaaacatactacatgtacatattgtaATAATAGTACTCTTAGATCTTATATTATGtaagttatttttgtgtttcgTCGCAATGTGATTCGGGTAACCTTCTTACGTCAATCTTTTCAATTTGtcattatattgtattgtagtACAACTGTTCAAAGTTAAAGACGGGTGTAGCGCGCACTAAAAGTTTAACCCCGTCacaatttgtatttcaattataatttcCTACCGATTATTTGAATTTGTCATTGTATTGccactgtcccaagtcagggaAAGGTTGAGCGCTCACTAAATTGTTTAACACCGTAACTTCAATTATGACGTTTTTAAAGGagacaattatttattttatcaattgtctttaaaatatatCGGAAATGGCTGCAAGATAGTCCTAAAAACAGAGGCTGTAGATCCcaaatgaatattaaacatattattcGAAGACTACGCCATGgcgagaaaaaaaactaaacaaaatgattcaGACTTCTCCATACAATTGCATTGGTTAGATAGTATTTTTAAATAGTGTTTACAGGGTTGTCTCTTCATcctaatttttaaatatcagaagatgtagtatgagtgccaacaagacaactctccatccaagtcacaagtTGTAAAAGTAAACGATTAAATcgttaaacaaaaacaaataaagcaaaCAACAAACAGCAACAACCCTAGACTACAAAGACCTGGCTTGCAACATGTACATATGGGTAATTTTCAACACGTGGATTTGAATTTCATGCATATGCCCCTTTAAATTGTCCCCTTAATCATGTACAGATGTTTCTCAATGTTGGATAACATTTGCGTAAAGTACTTTATAACTTACGAACTTTTCCAACTTTTGAGACATGAAGGTTATGATAACTGTCTGGCACATAAAGACCGtgacattttgttcatttaGGTCTTATAGATAACATTCTCCAACTTACAATCGGCATGTAGTGATTTAGAATGATATAAAGTAGTACAATATAGATAATACTACTTCACTAGTGTCCTCAATAACTTATTAGTTCTTTGTGGTGGTTGAAATCGGGCATATGAGAGAAGACACATTTCTGAACCCTTAGATAACGGACAGTTGTTACATTTGAAAAGCTCTCGAACTATCTGGAGTATTATCAATTGGAcatcaaaataaacattaaaggaaaaaaatgatatgaaatatCTTCAAATTAAGTGTATATGATGCGAAATAGGTCAAAAAGTCAAAAAGGTGATTATTAAACGATTGAACATTGTTAGTAAATAGAGTCCAATTTGATAATCTTGTGGTATGACAAAGTACTTCGTAAGTTTTATTGGTGCATTTAACTTGACGGCGAAAAAAATGGCAGAAGTTCGCCAAAGAAATACACGACTTTAAATTATGAAATGCACTTAATTTTACATGCATACTATATTGTAAAATTGTGACAGAAAATGGTGAATGAGTCAAAgcgataacaacccgaccatagagcagacaacagccgaagtctAACAATgtgtcttcaatgtagcgagaaactcccgcacccgaaggcgtcccTCAGCTGGCCTcttgaaaatatgtatactaatacagtgataatggacgtcattctaaactccgaattatatactagaaactaaaattaaaaattatacaaggCTAACAAAGGCctgaggcttctgacttgggacaggcgcaaaattgcggcggggataaacatgtttctgagatctcaaccctcctcctatacatctagccaatgtagaaaagtaaacgcataacaatacgcacattagaATTCATTTTGAGAGAAGTCCGAATCCGATGTTATAATACCGAACTAATAAATCTATTTGAagtgtacattacaagaaattaatgtattttgatTATACGTTTTAATCGAAGCGAATGcaagtaattttattttgctcGTAGCGCAGACAAATGAGTACCAAGACTTTTATGCGCAATAGTTACAGGTATATCTGAGATGGCGAATGGCGTCTGTTTGACAGTTTGGGATGTGTGTAACGGAACCCTTTCGGAATGTTGTTGCTAAATCCAGTGCCTTATGTTTGCAGAAATTCACTGCCTAAGCACATACAAAAAATTAGctgctaatatttttttttaagaattatgCATGTTACTTGTTGTTTagcaacatttttgttttttacaagcATTCTGTTTATTTGTGACAAAACCACGTTTTTCGCATTCCAATCTTGTCAACTGCAAatcttacaaaacaaaatatcttattcATTGTTGATTATATTCTTCTCctaaatatacatttgtacctgaACTATATGTCGCTGGACGTTTATCAAACAAGATTCAGGTATGGCCCCACTGtattttttaactaaaatttgattaaaatcttTGTTCAACCTAGTCAACCTAAGTAAAAACAATATATCTCCTTGTGTTACACTGTTACACTAAGGTATATCTGAAGtctatattttagaaatattaatcTCGAAATTCCCTGCACATTTTTATCCTTTGATCCGGattatatttgactttttagTTTCAAAACCAATGCTGGATTGTGTATACATGTAAACAGTCATgttgattaaattttcttttcaacacggaaccttggctTACATCGAACAGTAAACTATAAACGGCCCCAACCATGACAGcgtaaaccattcaaacgggaaaccaacgctctaatctatataaaaaacgaaaacaagTAACACTTAATGAACCAAATCAATaagcgacaaccactgaacatcaggtttagggcaggtgcaaacaaatgcagcgggtttgaCCGTTTTAATACATGTTCATGTAGGTACCAATATTCACACTAACAATAAGTCAATGAAGTTTGTTACTTAAACTAAGTTCACAGAGTatgttgaaatttatttaaatattgtgaacaaaatatatatttggaaaattaggtaaaataaattatgtaaagaataaaggttttgttttgtattttgtactCAATTTATGAGTCAGAATATCAAGCAAGCTAGCCCATTAGCGAAAGCTCGCGAAGTCtgcattaaaaaaagttaagcGCTTCATTTTTTTACGTCTCATTCTTTATCTTACAAGTATCAAAgagtaaatgtacatgtacatagcgtgataaaaaaaatattttgaaaggtATTTCAACAACGTTTTGAAAAGGTTCTCGTCGACGATTTCAGAAATTTACCAGcattaaattgatatttgcaacattatgaaaacaaatctaGTACATTTATAACGTAGAATAGGAAGTCATTATGTATtggtataacatttttttaattttatttttttaattgtcatagCTGAGAGATAATTATCCCATTTCATGTAATTCGTCACGTTTTCTGCTGGATTCGACGAAGAACGCATTCCGAATAGATTCATCGGATTTTAGTTTTGATATCTAGTTTGTACAAATATATTaccatatattgtcgaaattaTTTGTCTATCGtcaagtttttattattgttatgtgttcagtcctttcaattttaatgtgtgCATGGTTGTTTGCAAACAGCATATCAAATATATGTAGtaaaggctgtacggtgaccatTAGTGTGCACACCATTGTCCAATAGCCTCTGgtggatattatttttttcattatttattaacagtttctattcaatattttacattgcgTTGCAAACTGTAGAGACACTAGTCTATAATTGGTGAGTATTGTTTGTTGCTCTCtcgttatgttttgttttgtgtcgTTGTATTGCTGTATTAATGATGTCTTCCATaagaatgttttatttgattcacTACTCGAAAACTTTACTATACAGTAGTTTAGCTGTGCACTGCATGTGCCCCAATATAACTCGTGTTAAAAGTAGGATATGTCTACAATATAATGCATAGGATACACAGAGTAAACTCTTATGCTGACGCTAGCAATCTTATTTGTTCTTACTGAAAGTCAAACAGCTTTGGTTAAAACTTCTTGTTTTGTTTAGTAGGAATTCTTTTGGAATGACATTATCAATACCATTATTATTTGTTAcctaatatttaaaattacagtTGCATTGTACAAATGTAACACACtaataaaaaccaattaataaTTAATTCAAGCGCAATATGAGCGTTTTGAACTAGCGCGAGCCAATCATCAAGTTAAATAGACAAACATTcataatttttgaataaaaatccTACTAAAGGGTTGAGTCTTAAGTGTGTTTATGTTACGAAATAacacttttcaatatttctactCAGTATAAATTCAGCGTTGAATTATCGGAGTAAAACTATAAatgtatagcttgttgttcggtttgAGCTTAGGCGCTATGTTGTGGGCCGTACTACGCCCTTTAATTGGTACATTTTATATGTTGCGACTTGGtaggaaagttgtctcattgacactcatgccacatcttcttatttatgaGGTCTAGTATTGTACTCCATGCAACTCGTTCTAGTGAGAAACTGAGAGTTTATTTTGgttctttattttttggaaatgttttttttaaatgcacaaTTTCAATAGATACGTCTTTTAGTAAAGGACGATTTACAAATGTGACGAAATGGCTGTAACGATTCGAAATAGTTGGTTGATTCGTCGTGTTTTTCTGAAACGCAAATTTTGAAACTATTGTCCATGTGGTAAAGcgaagtttttatttttgtttgggtACAAGAAGCCGGAGAGAACCATGGACATTCGACATGAAAACTTGCAATCCGAAGCATTTCGTATTGTAAGATTAAACTCgaatataaacatgtatgtaaCGTGCGGAATTTGAACTCACAACCACAGTAATGACAGACTAGTGATATCGTTGAACAAATGCCATCGATCCCAAGATCATgagatatacattttaaagtgtAATCTCGCAACTGTGGTAAATTTGTTGTAAACTCGTCTCTTCTACATTGGCCAAACACTATTAATTCTTCGCAATTTGTTTTTACACGTGTGTACATTTACGGACAACTGAAGTTAGACAAcgaaataaacaaagaaaccATTTGTATTTATGTACGAATGAACTTCAAGAAAGAAtacgaaacaaacaaacaaaccatgTGTGTATCAACAAAAACTGTCTTCACCAATAAACCATGATTGTATATGGAATATGTAAAAGAAGAGGAAAAAAAGGGGATATTCAAACttatgtaataataaaaacaagcagaaaatgacatgacaaactactatcaaaaactaaaaaaaacacaataaaaacaatgactgagcaacacaaaaccCCTCAACAGCTAGCCGGATTTACTGTGTGTGTAAATATACCATTACTGAATAATAAGTAATGCTATTTTCCGCTCGTTGGTTAGATTGTTGTTGTTGTCTATTGACATATTCCCCGTTTTCATtcgcaatttaaaaaaagttttttgtgtaaatatacTGGTATcgtatataaagtaaaaaataaataaaaataaataagtaatattttttatgtgtttaatgtacaaaatgttcATTCAATATACAGGCTGACAAGATAACAGGGTCTGTAACAATGTCAAATAGCACAAACAGAACCCAGAACGGTCCCACTGTCACTATcactattttaaaagtttgtttttgttgataatGTTTAAACAATACATCTTCCTCTGTAATAATAAACATCATCTAGGGCAATATCTCCTAAATCGGATTGTCCCATAGCTGCTTCTAATACAACCTGAAAGATAGAAACAaagaatataattttgttaaaaaaaagaaaaacaagaattcGTATAAATGAGTATGGAACGTATTATAActagtttgaattttgttttagcGAGCATCAATTATATTGTAGGAAACGTGATCGTGAATGATGCATCGACTTCAGCGTATTCCCAAGAATTAATTGttcaaattttaacatgtttaaagtcatcatgtgttttataaatacatCGTAATAGTGTATGTGCCTTTCAGTTTAATTATACTCTTTTCGCATTATAATTTCCAATGTTTAATATTCAATTCGTCCGTTCAGTAACCACATGTTTCATGTTAAGGTTCGATAAGTTGGCTCACTTGGAAAAAAGCCTAATGACCAACTAAATTGATAACTGTTAATTAAACTCACCTGGAAATTTTGTCCTACTGTAAATTCATCATTAAATACGTTCCATTGGTTGGCTTGTTCACCCTCGAGGGCTTTAAATTCTTTTGTTACAGATCCAACTCTGATATTTACGGTGGCTCTATTAACGTCTTTTCCAGACATGTAATAATAAAATCTAAGACAATATGTTCCAGCAGCTAATTGTGGGCTGACTAATCTTGCTTTTTGGTTGTGGTGACCATGTGCTTCTGCTAATGCATAATAACCTGCAAAATACACGACGTTTATAATCTCCaaactaaaacaaaacttaGATAATCTCGAAACTAAGAAATTACTTCGAAAGCAAAcctctttaaaacaaaacactataaaacaaacaaacaaacgaacatacaataaagaaaaccaaacaaacagTTTTCACATTTTTACGTCGCAGCCTTTTATGGCAGATTAAACGGTTtggatttattttcattgttgaaggtcgtatagTGATTTCTAAATGTTaaagttgtaaatatatttgacatttatggccttttctataaaaaaacgaaaaaggGTAAGATAATACAGTGGAAAGCACCGATAATTTTTCCCAAACAGTACAACTTATCACTACAGAGATTTGACTGTACAGAAAATCTTTTCTAAACTTGGACtaaatacaaaacttttttcttGAAAGAACATTACCAATTCCGTTGCTGTAATCGAATGCTGGTCCTGttccatttgattttgttgGTCCATTGTTTCGGACAAAGTCAAAGTCATTCAAAGAATCTTGACTCCATTTGCATATATCGTTTTCAAAAGAACATTTGACGGCTCCtgcaaatacataaataaatctgttttaagggccaaaattaaattaattttgataaaatacatgattcgataaacaaatttcagttgACTACCCTTTACAAAAGTATCCAGTAAATTAAAAAGTCATGTACACTTTACGAAAGTATTAAGTCAATTCATAAATTCAAAGCGTAAATACGAAAGAATTAAGTTAATTCATAAATTCAAAGCGTAAATACGAAAGAATTAAGttaattcataaatttaaagcgtaaataacaaaaataacgaaaataaCAAACCTGCCAAGAGATTCTGTCTATGGATCACATCtccaactgaaaataaaaataaagcacaaataaaataatgaagaaGGCAACAATAACATTACAGCGGATTCCATTGAGTTTGTAACCAAAGGTAATATATGTAGTTAGCTTGCtggttagctgaaccgtgaagtcattgctAGCTTAGGTAAACTACACTACTTTAAGAATAGACTAGTTCAACAGAAAACCAGTCTATATGTCTGTTGGACTATactacttcgaaaggagggtagtatacctgacctaataatgacttcacggttcagctaaaaAGCAAGCTAATCAACTATATTACCTTTtgctacacactcaatggaatcCGCTATAAGTTTATTACAGGAGTACACTATGCACTAACTGCAAATAGCataattattaaagttgtaacTAATGACCTGCACCACTCGAACACAAAACAACTGCATGATATAAGCAGTATCTGTGGTACCAGTAAGTTCTTATTAATGATGACTGTTTGTTACTCAAGTAAACGTTCAGTCGCAAAAAGTGCATGCATGTTAACAGGACGAGAACACattaaaatgatgaaatttcaaaaaatataaaatgttcttATAATACTTTAAGAGCATTGAATTGATAACGAGCTAAAGAAATAgcataattaaattaaaaaacaaaccaatgaagactaaatataaataataaaacaaacctCTTCCGCATCCGTATCCGGCTCTGACATTTTCAATATCGAAATCACTGAGGGAAACTGACCATGGGAAAACTTCTCCCTCGTATTTGGCTTGCATAGTTGGTCTGGATGGGTCCTTAGCGTAGGCGAATGGGTAGAAAAATGTGACTGAGTTGTAATCGAAGGGGGatttaaaaaatgtggtatCGTTAACTTTGGCAAAGAATGTCTGGAAAGctagaattaaaaaagaaatgcataatGTTACAAAACTAATTTCCATGTTTAAAGTAAGAAATGCATGCTATTACAAACATATTGAATTGCTatgttaaagtaaatgaaaaacatcATATTACACAACCAAAAACGATTGTTTCGagttgtaaataaattcatgttCAATcaggaaacaaacttttttaacaaacaaacaagagAACAAAAAGGTTAAACAAGGCTACAACCCTGTCATACGCAAACTTTCATTTTTCTCATGATTGATACCAATAGTTCCCATAGTTCTACAGATATTAGAAGATGCGAaacgagtgccaatgagacaactttccatctaagtcacaatacttataaaaagaagatgtggtatgaccttcaataatgaacaaaacccatactTATTATGCTTACCAGTTGGGATGTTGTCATAGTTGACCTGTACGAAGTTATCTCTGTCTGGGCGTCTGAATGCATTATAAGATCCCATGGTGTACATCAACAACTGCATGATATCGGCCTTGGCCATGCTGTCTGTTACCTTGACAACCTGCCTACCGCCGATACGTCCAGGCTTTGCCACTCTGCCGAAGCTGTCCCTGAAAAGGAAAAGGCACGTTttgtgaataaataaaataaaaataaataaaaataaatgaaataactgtccaccagagaccaattgacaaACATGTTCATCTTTATGTGTTGTATCATTG
Encoded here:
- the LOC134690608 gene encoding astacin-like metalloendopeptidase, with amino-acid sequence MISLRLAASLAVLLQCVFCAPQGRSGDNVELWPFGRIPITFTNSVNGFTRERVLASIQEIQFDTYSGGRECITYIPRKNEVDFVEFSTESQDSFGRVAKPGRIGGRQVVKVTDSMAKADIMQLLMYTMGSYNAFRRPDRDNFVQVNYDNIPTAFQTFFAKVNDTTFFKSPFDYNSVTFFYPFAYAKDPSRPTMQAKYEGEVFPWSVSLSDFDIENVRAGYGCGRVGDVIHRQNLLAGAVKCSFENDICKWSQDSLNDFDFVRNNGPTKSNGTGPAFDYSNGIGYYALAEAHGHHNQKARLVSPQLAAGTYCLRFYYYMSGKDVNRATVNIRVGSVTKEFKALEGEQANQWNVFNDEFTVGQNFQVVLEAAMGQSDLGDIALDDVYYYRGRCIV